From Microbacterium sp. LWH11-1.2, one genomic window encodes:
- a CDS encoding energy-coupling factor transporter transmembrane component T: MTGSSRHQFLYALNPLAKVVGFAPAMVLLIFVRDLATPAAFLVLAYAVILIGARLTGRLLALMLLALPVGMLAIGVGFSLWVDAGLVADTAPFLRIGEWTLYAGALEIGFATALRLGAIIALALIGGLTTTGPDLVRASVQQLRVPYRIGYTALAAFRFVPRFGHELAVIRAAHRVRGHHGGRGPFARIARGWGYIVPLLAGAIRHAERVALAMDSRAFGAHSTRTERHLVPFRVRDIIFTVASLAASAAIFVVFFPWQLS; this comes from the coding sequence ATGACGGGGAGCTCGCGCCACCAGTTCCTGTACGCCCTGAATCCGCTCGCGAAGGTCGTGGGTTTCGCTCCGGCGATGGTGCTGCTCATCTTCGTGCGGGATCTCGCGACGCCGGCGGCGTTCCTCGTGCTGGCTTACGCGGTGATCCTCATCGGTGCGCGGCTGACGGGGAGGCTGCTCGCGCTGATGCTGCTCGCCCTGCCGGTCGGGATGCTCGCGATCGGCGTCGGATTCTCGCTGTGGGTGGATGCCGGGCTCGTCGCGGACACCGCCCCGTTCCTGCGCATCGGCGAGTGGACGCTCTACGCCGGCGCCCTCGAGATCGGCTTCGCGACCGCACTGCGTCTCGGCGCGATCATCGCTCTCGCGCTGATCGGCGGACTCACGACGACGGGTCCGGATCTGGTGCGGGCGAGCGTGCAGCAGCTGCGCGTGCCGTATCGGATCGGATACACGGCTCTGGCGGCCTTCCGGTTCGTGCCGCGGTTCGGTCATGAGCTGGCGGTCATCCGGGCGGCGCATCGCGTGCGCGGGCATCACGGCGGACGGGGTCCGTTCGCCCGGATCGCTCGCGGGTGGGGGTACATCGTGCCGTTGCTCGCGGGAGCGATCCGGCATGCGGAGCGGGTGGCGCTCGCGATGGATTCGCGCGCGTTCGGCGCCCACTCAACGCGGACGGAGCGGCATCTGGTGCCGTTCCGTGTGCGCGACATCATCTTCACGGTTGCGAGTCTCGCGGCATCCGCGGCGATCTTCGTCGTGTTCTTCCCCTGGCAGCTTTCCTGA
- a CDS encoding siderophore-interacting protein — translation MAYSKLVKPESAELIHLTVLRSEQLSAHWIRVTLGGGEIEKFRPMGFDQWFRLFLPIGGDAGLDRVPAKANKMFGYLKFLRIPDGERPVMRNYSVRAYRAATADAGAEIDVDFVLHGSAAEGTAGPASRWAETCRPGEHVLIIDEGLTFNPQRGTDRVLLVGDETALPAIASISASLPEDAAGLAIIEVPTREDALSFPHPAGVEVVWIVRPHEAAPGSLALETLGRTALPDAPFHAYAAGEQALASGVRKHLVGERGVDKNAVSFCGYWKIGAASPASKAAREAAAEPLA, via the coding sequence ATGGCATACAGCAAGCTGGTCAAGCCCGAGTCGGCCGAGCTCATCCACCTCACGGTGCTGCGCAGCGAACAGCTGTCGGCGCATTGGATCAGGGTGACGCTCGGCGGCGGCGAGATCGAGAAGTTCCGGCCGATGGGCTTCGACCAGTGGTTCCGGCTGTTCCTGCCGATCGGAGGCGATGCGGGCCTCGATCGTGTGCCGGCGAAGGCGAACAAGATGTTCGGGTATCTGAAGTTCCTTCGGATCCCCGATGGCGAGCGGCCTGTCATGCGCAACTACAGCGTGCGGGCGTATCGCGCGGCGACCGCGGATGCCGGGGCGGAGATCGATGTGGACTTCGTGCTGCACGGCTCCGCGGCGGAGGGCACGGCCGGTCCCGCGTCGCGCTGGGCAGAGACGTGCCGGCCGGGTGAGCATGTGCTGATCATCGACGAGGGGCTGACGTTCAATCCGCAGCGGGGGACGGATCGTGTTCTGCTGGTCGGCGACGAGACGGCTCTGCCGGCGATCGCCTCGATCAGCGCCTCGCTGCCGGAGGATGCCGCCGGCCTCGCGATCATCGAGGTGCCGACGCGGGAGGACGCACTGTCGTTCCCCCATCCGGCGGGCGTCGAGGTCGTCTGGATCGTGCGACCGCATGAGGCCGCACCGGGTTCTCTGGCCCTGGAGACACTCGGCAGGACGGCACTGCCGGATGCTCCGTTCCACGCGTATGCGGCAGGTGAGCAGGCTCTCGCCTCGGGGGTGCGCAAGCATCTGGTGGGTGAGCGCGGTGTCGACAAGAATGCGGTGAGCTTCTGCGGATACTGGAAGATCGGTGCGGCATCGCCAGCGTCGAAGGCCGCGCGCGAGGCAGCTGCGGAGCCCCTCGCATGA
- a CDS encoding ECF transporter S component: MSGTKASTPRSRGRFRFPTAILLTCAALGVAGGLLLAPANWISTILFPGLPFVSVALAGLWLLPSVIALRLLRRPLVGLLVGLLAGLVIVPFSGYGFGSVATNLWWAAFTELPFLFVIWRYWGTWLHYVGAVVVGVVYPLLAWASFNLETMPVGVRIAFFAITLASCVGATALGILIADRLRRAGVGGRLPLPRSARTPAAKPEA; encoded by the coding sequence ATGAGCGGGACGAAGGCGAGCACACCCCGGTCGCGCGGGCGCTTCCGCTTCCCGACCGCGATCCTGTTGACGTGCGCGGCGCTGGGTGTCGCGGGCGGTCTGCTGCTGGCTCCGGCGAACTGGATCTCGACGATCCTCTTCCCCGGCCTGCCGTTCGTGAGCGTCGCACTGGCGGGGCTCTGGCTGCTGCCGTCTGTCATCGCGCTGCGACTGTTGCGCCGGCCGCTGGTCGGATTGCTGGTCGGTCTGCTCGCCGGGCTCGTGATCGTGCCGTTCTCGGGCTATGGATTCGGCAGCGTCGCGACGAACCTGTGGTGGGCGGCCTTCACCGAGCTGCCCTTCCTCTTCGTGATCTGGCGGTACTGGGGAACGTGGCTGCACTATGTCGGCGCGGTGGTCGTCGGCGTCGTGTATCCGCTGCTGGCGTGGGCCTCGTTCAACCTCGAGACCATGCCCGTGGGTGTGCGCATCGCGTTCTTCGCCATCACACTGGCGAGTTGCGTCGGGGCGACGGCTCTCGGCATCCTGATCGCGGATCGCCTGCGCCGCGCCGGCGTCGGCGGGCGGCTTCCGCTGCCTCGTTCCGCACGCACGCCAGCCGCGAAGCCGGAGGCCTGA
- a CDS encoding DUF222 domain-containing protein, translating to MSKLPGLIEAVTRLDQLWADADDATGLSREQLIAVNDAIGVLRRQADAAHADVAARIAHESRRELGAGSLAKEQGYRTAAKLLAATGGVSTGDAKRLVKVGEATAPRTDLLGTKLPARYALLRGALASGELSVQAAALIVALLDRCRVVAGAERIGLAERLLAKRCAGLALEDVRKLIARAEAWMDPDGVEPKDEERRARRSLTMVEREGMVHLNAVLDAETAAPIVTAIRGYVSAAFAARNDAPDPDAPDADRRTVAMLQADALAVFCAHVLGCESRVPLAGATVVVRLTLDDLQSGSGSATIDGMDHPVNIGAARRMAGSGGIIPWVCGGGSEILDWGREKRLFTRAQRLALAERDGGCAMCGLPPGMTKAHHIRWWTRDHGPTDLDNGVLLCETCHHRIHDNGWDIRIDGTGVAARVWFIPPAYVDPARTPRTGGRYRFDIAA from the coding sequence ATGTCGAAGCTCCCTGGCTTGATCGAGGCGGTCACCCGCCTCGATCAGTTGTGGGCCGATGCGGATGACGCGACAGGGCTGTCGCGGGAACAGCTGATCGCCGTCAACGACGCGATCGGGGTGCTGCGACGCCAGGCGGATGCCGCGCATGCGGATGTCGCCGCGCGGATCGCGCACGAGTCGCGGCGTGAGCTCGGGGCGGGGAGTCTCGCGAAGGAGCAGGGCTATCGGACGGCGGCGAAACTGCTCGCCGCGACCGGCGGGGTGTCGACCGGGGATGCGAAACGCCTGGTGAAGGTCGGGGAAGCGACCGCGCCCCGGACGGACCTGCTGGGGACGAAGCTGCCCGCCCGGTATGCACTGTTGCGTGGGGCGCTCGCGTCGGGAGAACTCAGCGTGCAAGCGGCCGCACTCATCGTCGCGCTGTTGGACCGGTGTCGGGTGGTGGCCGGGGCGGAGCGGATCGGCCTGGCGGAGCGGCTGCTGGCGAAGCGGTGTGCCGGGTTGGCGTTGGAGGATGTCCGCAAGCTGATCGCCCGGGCGGAAGCCTGGATGGACCCCGACGGTGTGGAACCGAAGGATGAGGAACGCCGGGCGAGACGGTCGTTGACGATGGTCGAGCGGGAAGGGATGGTGCACCTGAACGCGGTCCTCGATGCGGAGACCGCCGCCCCGATCGTGACTGCGATCCGTGGCTACGTGTCTGCGGCGTTCGCTGCCCGCAACGATGCGCCAGACCCGGATGCTCCGGATGCCGACCGACGCACCGTGGCGATGCTGCAGGCGGATGCGCTGGCGGTGTTCTGTGCGCATGTTCTCGGGTGTGAGTCTCGGGTCCCGCTCGCCGGTGCCACGGTCGTGGTCCGGTTGACGCTTGACGACCTGCAGTCCGGGTCGGGGTCAGCGACGATCGACGGGATGGATCACCCGGTGAACATCGGCGCCGCGAGACGCATGGCCGGCAGTGGGGGGATCATCCCGTGGGTGTGTGGTGGTGGGAGCGAGATCCTGGACTGGGGGCGGGAGAAACGATTGTTCACCCGCGCCCAACGCCTCGCCCTGGCCGAACGCGACGGCGGGTGCGCGATGTGCGGCCTGCCACCGGGGATGACGAAAGCGCACCACATCCGATGGTGGACGAGAGACCACGGCCCCACCGACCTCGACAACGGAGTGCTGTTGTGTGAGACGTGCCACCACCGGATCCATGACAACGGATGGGACATCCGCATCGACGGAACGGGCGTCGCCGCGAGAGTGTGGTTCATCCCGCCCGCGTACGTCGACCCCGCCCGCACACCTCGCACCGGCGGCCGCTATCGCTTCGACATCGCCGCATGA
- a CDS encoding acyl-CoA dehydrogenase family protein, which yields MERDIYEEDHEAFRDLVKDFVKRYVTNATIEKWDADGEVDRATMLAAGEAGIIGLSVPEEFGGAGMLQDYRFRAVVNEEVIAAGAGSLAGAFGIQDDLAVPYLVHMGTQEQKEKWLPRMATGEVVGALAMTEPGAGSDLRGIKTTAKKVDGGYIVNGAKTFISSGATADLVVTFVKTGEGNRPDAFSLVLLEDGMEGFEHGKKLHKMGFQGHDTAELSFTDVFVPEENLIGGVEGKGFVQLMMNLPLERLSIGVAGAAAAQAALDWTVAYTKDREAFGERIIDFQNTRFKIADMATTVDALWAYVDRALLAYSKGKLSAEEAAKVKFWATEREWEVLDTGVQLHGGYGYITEYPIARAFLDARVHRIYGGTNEIMREIVGRQIAGKR from the coding sequence ATGGAACGCGACATCTACGAAGAGGATCACGAGGCATTCCGCGACCTCGTCAAGGATTTCGTCAAGCGCTACGTCACCAACGCGACGATCGAGAAGTGGGACGCCGACGGCGAGGTCGACCGGGCCACGATGCTGGCGGCGGGTGAGGCCGGGATCATCGGCCTGTCGGTTCCCGAGGAGTTCGGCGGCGCAGGGATGCTGCAGGACTACCGTTTCCGGGCTGTCGTGAACGAAGAGGTCATCGCGGCCGGGGCGGGTTCGCTCGCCGGCGCGTTCGGCATCCAGGACGACCTGGCCGTGCCGTACCTCGTGCACATGGGCACGCAGGAGCAGAAGGAGAAGTGGCTGCCCCGCATGGCCACCGGTGAGGTCGTCGGCGCTCTCGCCATGACCGAGCCCGGCGCCGGATCCGACCTGCGCGGCATCAAGACCACCGCGAAGAAGGTCGACGGCGGCTACATCGTCAACGGCGCGAAGACGTTCATCTCCTCCGGCGCCACCGCCGACCTCGTCGTCACGTTCGTGAAGACCGGCGAGGGCAACCGTCCCGACGCGTTCAGCCTCGTGCTGCTCGAGGACGGCATGGAGGGCTTCGAGCACGGCAAGAAGCTGCACAAGATGGGCTTCCAGGGTCACGACACCGCGGAGCTCTCGTTCACCGACGTGTTCGTGCCTGAGGAGAACCTCATCGGCGGCGTCGAGGGCAAGGGCTTCGTGCAGCTCATGATGAACCTGCCGCTCGAGCGTCTGTCGATCGGCGTCGCCGGAGCCGCAGCGGCGCAGGCCGCGCTCGACTGGACGGTCGCCTACACCAAGGACCGCGAGGCCTTCGGAGAGCGGATCATCGACTTCCAGAACACCCGCTTCAAGATCGCCGACATGGCGACCACGGTCGACGCGCTCTGGGCCTACGTCGACCGCGCGCTGCTCGCCTACTCGAAGGGCAAGCTCTCGGCCGAAGAGGCCGCGAAGGTCAAGTTCTGGGCGACCGAGCGCGAGTGGGAGGTCCTCGACACCGGTGTGCAGCTGCACGGCGGCTACGGCTACATCACGGAGTACCCGATCGCCCGCGCCTTCCTCGACGCCCGCGTGCACCGCATCTACGGCGGCACGAACGAGATCATGCGCGAGATCGTCGGGCGGCAGATCGCGGGGAAGCGGTAA
- a CDS encoding M15 family metallopeptidase, with protein sequence MLSSPHAQHAAPRSPIRGPALPIGVAVTAIGMLFSIASAPMDTTVEPSSMPEPVAVVQVPTVKVGATVAADPCAEPSVLESLASGDDAATIAGFGGGANFRAAVVAGNAPCISLSDPSRLWVVVNKTRPLDPVEFEPAGLDSVPLQMTTLSGLVRSDVAVAVGQMAEAASAAGVGVIGANNGYRSYGLQVSTYDAHVRAEGQEGADAGSARPGHSEHQTGLALDVVACGGGCGGLDDFGATAQSDWVAAHAWEYGFIVRYEGVGTPVTGYTPEPWHLRYVGVDLAAAYHAGGYHTLEEFFGLPAAPDYLY encoded by the coding sequence ATGCTCTCCTCGCCGCACGCCCAGCACGCGGCTCCGCGCTCCCCGATCCGCGGTCCCGCTCTGCCCATCGGTGTCGCCGTGACGGCGATCGGGATGCTGTTCTCGATCGCGTCCGCACCGATGGACACGACGGTCGAGCCCTCGTCGATGCCGGAGCCGGTCGCGGTGGTGCAGGTGCCGACGGTGAAGGTCGGGGCGACCGTCGCGGCCGATCCGTGCGCCGAGCCCTCGGTGCTGGAGTCTCTCGCGAGCGGCGACGACGCGGCGACCATCGCCGGTTTCGGCGGAGGCGCGAACTTCCGTGCCGCGGTCGTCGCCGGGAACGCGCCGTGCATCTCTCTCAGCGATCCGTCGCGCCTCTGGGTGGTCGTCAACAAGACGCGACCGCTGGATCCGGTCGAGTTCGAACCCGCGGGGCTGGACTCGGTGCCGCTGCAGATGACGACGCTCTCCGGGCTGGTGCGGTCGGATGTCGCGGTCGCGGTCGGTCAGATGGCGGAGGCGGCCTCGGCGGCCGGCGTCGGAGTCATCGGAGCGAACAACGGCTACCGCTCCTACGGACTGCAGGTGTCGACGTACGATGCGCACGTCCGCGCCGAGGGCCAGGAGGGGGCGGATGCCGGATCGGCGAGACCCGGGCACAGCGAGCACCAGACGGGGCTCGCACTCGATGTGGTCGCGTGCGGCGGGGGGTGCGGAGGGCTCGACGACTTCGGCGCGACGGCGCAGAGCGACTGGGTGGCGGCGCACGCGTGGGAGTACGGGTTCATCGTCCGCTATGAGGGCGTGGGCACTCCGGTGACCGGGTACACGCCGGAGCCGTGGCACCTCCGCTATGTCGGCGTCGACCTCGCAGCCGCCTATCACGCGGGCGGATACCACACGCTCGAGGAGTTCTTCGGGCTGCCGGCGGCGCCCGACTACCTCTACTGA
- a CDS encoding aldo/keto reductase, which yields MREEEPSERMPTVRLRTGTPLTRFGLGGAQLGNLGRVTTDEQARSAVDTAWEGGSRLFDTAPHYGLGYSERRLGELLAEHPRDEYVLSTKAGRTLVPQDHAEGQLDDGGFAVPAAYRRAFDFSRDAILRGVESSLERLGVDRLDIVYLHDPDDHWAVASTEGIGALIELRDQGVVRSVGVGMNQSALPARFVRETDIDVVMLAGRYTLLEQPALADLLPAALAHGVGIVNVGIYNSGLLARPRVAPDATYDYIPAPPALIARANAIADVCEEFGTDLPTAAMQFSLRHPAVSSVVLGCRDGRQVAEGIERLEVDVDGALWDALIARGLLPEGVFG from the coding sequence GTGCGAGAAGAAGAGCCATCAGAGCGGATGCCGACGGTGCGGCTGCGTACCGGAACCCCCCTCACCCGCTTCGGTCTGGGTGGCGCCCAACTGGGGAACCTCGGCCGCGTCACGACCGACGAGCAGGCGCGCTCCGCCGTCGACACGGCCTGGGAAGGCGGCTCGCGGCTGTTCGACACCGCCCCGCACTACGGGCTCGGCTACTCGGAACGCCGTCTGGGCGAGCTGCTCGCCGAGCATCCGCGCGACGAGTACGTGCTGTCGACCAAAGCCGGGCGCACACTGGTGCCGCAGGACCATGCCGAAGGACAGCTCGACGACGGGGGCTTCGCGGTACCCGCCGCCTACCGCCGCGCGTTCGACTTCTCGCGCGACGCGATCCTCCGCGGCGTCGAGTCCAGCCTGGAGCGGCTCGGCGTCGACCGCCTCGACATCGTCTACCTGCACGACCCCGACGACCACTGGGCTGTGGCTTCGACGGAGGGCATCGGCGCGCTGATCGAGCTGCGCGACCAGGGCGTCGTCCGATCGGTCGGCGTCGGCATGAACCAGTCCGCCCTGCCTGCCCGCTTCGTGCGCGAGACCGACATCGACGTCGTCATGCTCGCCGGACGCTACACGCTGCTCGAGCAGCCCGCGCTCGCCGACCTCCTACCCGCCGCGCTCGCGCACGGAGTCGGCATCGTGAACGTCGGCATCTACAACTCCGGACTGCTCGCGCGGCCACGCGTCGCCCCGGATGCGACCTACGACTACATCCCGGCTCCGCCCGCGCTCATCGCCCGAGCCAACGCGATCGCCGACGTCTGCGAGGAGTTCGGCACGGACCTGCCGACCGCGGCCATGCAGTTCAGCCTGCGGCATCCGGCCGTCTCGTCGGTGGTGCTCGGATGCCGCGACGGACGCCAGGTCGCCGAGGGGATCGAGCGTCTCGAGGTCGACGTCGACGGCGCGCTCTGGGACGCTCTCATCGCGCGCGGGCTGCTGCCGGAGGGCGTCTTCGGCTGA
- a CDS encoding aldehyde dehydrogenase (NADP(+)) → MTTLTTTDPRTGATSATDIEPTDAAGVAALAQAAASAFTELRSRPRAWRAGLLRALADGLEADRASLVGAALAETGLPEARLNGELSRSAFQFRLFADAVDEGGYLEAVIDHAGDTPLGPGPDVRRMLVPIGPVAVFGASNFPFAFSVVGGDTASALAAGCPVVIKAHSSHLVTSQRSFDSLSRTASAYGAPAGTLGIVYGQQAGSQLVADPRITAVGFTGSLSTGKILQSIIDERETPIPFYGELSSLNPLVITPGAAAERTAAIGEGLFTSVTGSAGQLCTKPGVAFVPVGAAGDALVADVVARATDAAAQTLLNSRIHGAFDEIRTRLIAEGGARSLVAPRAGEDGFSLTPAVLEIDAKDVTPAVAEEAFGPLVVVMRYSTVSEVRDALQAVPHSLTATIHSASDESAVRGELTDAARDLVGRIVYDGYPTGVRVSWGMNHGGPWPATNTQHTSVGVTAIRRFLRPLAWQDAPVDVLPDELRDGPVDVPRRVDGVLRLAGS, encoded by the coding sequence ATGACCACCCTCACCACGACCGATCCCCGCACCGGGGCCACGTCGGCCACCGACATCGAGCCCACAGATGCCGCGGGCGTCGCGGCTCTCGCCCAGGCGGCGGCATCCGCGTTCACGGAGCTGCGGTCCCGGCCGCGCGCGTGGCGGGCGGGGCTGCTCCGGGCGCTCGCCGACGGGCTCGAGGCCGACCGCGCCTCGCTCGTGGGAGCGGCGCTGGCCGAGACCGGGCTGCCCGAGGCGCGGCTGAACGGCGAGCTGTCGCGCAGCGCGTTCCAGTTCCGGCTGTTCGCGGATGCCGTCGACGAGGGCGGCTACCTCGAAGCCGTGATCGATCACGCGGGGGACACCCCGCTCGGGCCCGGTCCCGATGTGCGGCGGATGCTCGTGCCCATCGGCCCCGTGGCGGTGTTCGGCGCCAGCAACTTCCCGTTCGCGTTCTCGGTGGTCGGCGGCGACACCGCGTCGGCGCTCGCCGCGGGCTGCCCCGTCGTGATCAAGGCGCACAGCTCGCACCTGGTCACCTCGCAGCGTTCGTTCGACTCGCTGTCGCGGACGGCATCCGCCTACGGTGCGCCCGCGGGCACGCTGGGGATCGTCTACGGCCAGCAGGCCGGATCGCAGCTCGTCGCCGACCCGCGCATCACGGCGGTCGGCTTCACCGGTTCGCTCTCGACCGGAAAGATCCTGCAGAGCATCATCGACGAGCGCGAGACGCCCATCCCGTTCTACGGCGAGCTGTCGAGCCTCAACCCGCTCGTGATCACGCCGGGTGCGGCGGCGGAGCGCACCGCCGCGATCGGAGAGGGACTCTTCACCTCGGTGACGGGTTCGGCGGGGCAGCTCTGCACGAAGCCGGGTGTCGCGTTCGTGCCCGTGGGCGCGGCGGGCGACGCACTCGTCGCCGACGTGGTCGCCCGGGCGACGGATGCTGCGGCGCAGACCCTGCTGAACTCCCGCATCCACGGGGCGTTCGACGAGATCCGCACGCGCCTGATCGCAGAGGGCGGAGCGCGCAGCCTCGTCGCCCCCCGAGCGGGTGAGGACGGGTTCTCGCTGACGCCGGCCGTGCTGGAGATCGATGCGAAGGATGTCACTCCCGCAGTGGCGGAAGAGGCGTTCGGGCCGCTCGTGGTCGTGATGCGGTACTCGACGGTGTCGGAGGTGCGCGACGCGCTCCAGGCCGTGCCGCACTCGCTCACCGCGACGATCCACTCGGCGTCGGATGAGAGCGCCGTGCGCGGAGAGCTGACGGATGCCGCCCGCGACCTGGTCGGCCGCATCGTCTACGACGGCTACCCGACCGGCGTGCGCGTGTCGTGGGGCATGAACCACGGCGGTCCCTGGCCGGCGACCAACACGCAGCACACCTCGGTCGGCGTCACGGCGATCCGACGGTTCCTGCGTCCGCTCGCGTGGCAGGATGCTCCGGTGGATGTCCTCCCGGACGAGCTCCGCGATGGCCCGGTCGACGTGCCGCGCCGGGTCGACGGGGTGCTGCGGCTCGCGGGTTCCTGA
- a CDS encoding fumarylacetoacetate hydrolase family protein, whose amino-acid sequence MTENWTGNAADVLPADAADALLVGRVQLPEGPTVVVLRDGRLHDLSATFPTMASLTETADPASAVRAADGPVIGSFDEVWANTAPDARDDALPWLLSPIDLQVVKASGVTFPVSMLERIIEERARGEAESADGIRATILDALGGDIRDLVPGSPEAARLKQVLIAAGLWSQYLEVGIGPDAEIFTKAPVLATVGAGSDVGVLAESKWNNPEPEVVLVVASNGAIVGATLGNDVNLRDIEGRSALLLGRAKDNNASASVGPFIRLFDDRFGLDDVRSETVTLSVDGDDGFRMEASSHMAQISRDPADLARQASGAHHAYPDGFVLYLGTMFAPTDDRDEPGHGFTHHVGDVVRIASPRLGALVNRVQHSEELAPWSFGIGALMANLAQRGLLGRTSA is encoded by the coding sequence ATGACCGAGAACTGGACCGGGAATGCCGCAGACGTGCTGCCGGCGGATGCCGCGGACGCGCTGCTCGTCGGACGCGTCCAGCTGCCCGAGGGCCCGACCGTGGTCGTGCTCCGCGACGGCCGACTGCATGACCTGTCGGCGACGTTCCCGACCATGGCCTCGCTGACCGAGACGGCCGACCCGGCATCCGCCGTGCGCGCCGCCGACGGTCCCGTCATCGGATCGTTCGACGAGGTCTGGGCGAACACCGCACCGGATGCCCGCGACGACGCGCTTCCGTGGCTGCTGTCGCCGATCGACCTGCAGGTCGTCAAGGCATCCGGGGTCACGTTCCCCGTGTCGATGCTCGAGCGCATCATCGAGGAGCGCGCCCGTGGCGAGGCCGAGTCGGCCGACGGCATCCGCGCCACGATCCTCGACGCGCTGGGCGGCGACATCCGCGACCTCGTGCCGGGGTCGCCCGAGGCCGCGCGCCTCAAGCAGGTGCTCATCGCCGCAGGCCTGTGGAGCCAGTACCTCGAGGTCGGCATCGGACCGGATGCCGAGATCTTCACCAAGGCCCCGGTGCTCGCCACGGTCGGCGCGGGCTCCGACGTCGGCGTGCTCGCCGAATCGAAGTGGAACAACCCCGAGCCCGAGGTCGTGCTCGTGGTCGCGTCGAACGGGGCCATCGTCGGCGCGACCCTCGGCAACGACGTCAACCTCCGCGACATCGAGGGGCGCTCCGCCCTGCTGCTCGGGCGGGCGAAGGACAACAACGCATCGGCATCCGTCGGTCCCTTCATCCGGCTGTTCGACGACCGCTTCGGGCTCGACGACGTGCGCTCCGAGACCGTCACCCTCTCGGTCGACGGCGACGACGGCTTCCGCATGGAGGCGTCGTCGCACATGGCGCAGATCAGCCGCGACCCCGCCGATCTCGCGCGGCAGGCCAGTGGCGCGCACCACGCCTACCCCGATGGCTTCGTGCTGTACTTGGGAACGATGTTCGCCCCCACAGACGACCGCGACGAGCCGGGCCACGGCTTCACGCACCATGTCGGCGACGTCGTGCGCATCGCCTCCCCGCGCCTCGGTGCCCTGGTGAACCGCGTGCAGCACAGCGAAGAACTCGCGCCGTGGAGCTTCGGCATCGGCGCCCTCATGGCCAACCTCGCGCAGCGGGGCCTGCTCGGAAGGACGAGTGCATGA
- a CDS encoding enoyl-CoA hydratase/isomerase family protein: MTEELIVVEHQGHVATVRLNRPQKLNAVTQEMSDALVRIVRDLNDDPEVRAVVYTGTGRAFSAGSDISTLDQYETPWDFRNRRDYCDALRELRKPVIAAVNGYAFGGGLEASLTCDIRIAADTASFAAPEIKLGWIGGGGMSVLLANSIGASNAALMLLTGDPIDAQRALAWGLISEVVPADALIERAQELAATIASRPPIAAETAKANLRAAFNLPQDQAIAYEREMQGITFATEDAAEGRAAFAEKRPGVFRRR, encoded by the coding sequence ATGACCGAGGAACTCATCGTCGTCGAGCATCAGGGGCACGTCGCGACCGTGCGGCTCAACCGGCCGCAGAAGCTGAACGCCGTCACGCAGGAGATGAGCGACGCGCTCGTGCGCATCGTCCGCGACCTGAACGACGACCCGGAGGTGCGAGCCGTCGTCTACACCGGAACCGGCCGTGCGTTCAGCGCGGGCAGCGACATCTCGACGCTCGACCAGTACGAGACGCCGTGGGACTTCCGCAACAGGCGCGACTACTGCGATGCCCTGAGGGAGCTCCGCAAGCCCGTGATCGCGGCCGTCAACGGATACGCGTTCGGCGGAGGGCTCGAGGCGTCGCTCACCTGCGACATCCGCATCGCCGCCGACACCGCGAGCTTCGCCGCGCCCGAGATCAAGCTCGGCTGGATCGGCGGCGGCGGGATGTCGGTGCTGCTCGCGAACTCGATCGGCGCGAGCAACGCGGCGCTGATGCTGCTCACCGGCGACCCGATCGACGCGCAGCGCGCACTGGCCTGGGGCCTGATCAGCGAGGTGGTCCCGGCCGACGCGCTGATCGAGCGCGCGCAGGAACTCGCGGCGACGATCGCGTCCCGCCCGCCGATCGCCGCCGAGACGGCCAAGGCGAACCTCCGCGCGGCGTTCAACCTGCCGCAGGACCAGGCCATCGCGTACGAGCGCGAGATGCAGGGCATCACGTTCGCGACCGAGGATGCCGCCGAGGGCCGCGCGGCGTTCGCAGAGAAGCGCCCCGGCGTCTTCCGGCGGCGCTGA